The DNA segment TATATTGATCTATATTAGAAATAGAATACAATAGATACATTTGTGTCTATTATTATTAATTATAAAATGTTTACTTCTTGAGTGTAGTTCTGCACACCGTGTGTACCTGCAAAATAAACATTTGTTAACAAATACAATGTTACGGTCACAAAGACCTTCAACTCTGGTCAAAGGCATGTCAGAGATCTTTGTGACATGAACATTGCGTTTGTCAATAAATGTTTGGGACTTCAGAGTGTGGAAAACCTTGATTCCTCTGGACTGGATGTGAATGATTGATCAGCCAAGGAGGTGGGGTTTTTCAACAGTTCAACACACCCCACCATGTATAAAAGCAGCAACAAGTGGCACAGTGAGCCTTGTGAGTTCCTCGGATTATCTCTTGTTCTGAATCCATGGCCATGCAGTGGAGTGTTGTTTGTCTCGTAGCAGTGGCCATGCTTGGCTGTCTGTGTGATGCTCAATTGAAGTGGCCTTACCAACCCCCTCAGAAGCCTGCCCAACCCCTTCCTCAGAAGCCTGCCCAACCTCTTCCTCAGTGGCCTGTCCAACCCCTTCCTCCGAGGCCTGCTGAGCACCTTCCTCAGTGGCCTACCCAACCCTTTCCTCAGAGGCCTGCCGAACCCCTTCCTCAGAAGCCTGCCCAACCTCTTCCTCAGTGGCCTGTCCAACCCCTTCCTCAGAGGCCTGCCCAACCCCTTCCTCAGTGGCCTATCCAACCCTTTCCTCAGAAGCCTGCCCAACCCCTTCCTCAGAGGCCTGCCCAACCCCTTCCTCAGTGGCCTGCCAAACCCCTTCCTCAGAGACCTGCCCAACCCCTTCCTCAGAGGCCTGCCCAACCCCTTCCTCAGAGGCCTGCCCAACCCCGTCCTCAGAGACCTGCTCAACCCTTTCTTCAGAAACCTGCCCAAAACATACCTCAACAGATACCCTACACCAAAGGCGACACAAAACAGACCTGTGAGGTTGTGGACAAGGACAAGGTGTTGTGTGGACTTTCTGGCATCACTGCTCCCCAATGCCAGGCCATCAGCTGCTGTTTTGATGGACGGATGTGCTTCTACGGGAAAACAGGTAGGTGTCAGACCATGCTCATTTTACTCTAGAACTCTCACTCTCAAGTTGTAACAGTGCGATTTTACTTAATGTTTTGCCCCTTCAGAGAAACTAGTATCTTTCTCTTTACCAGAAAACTAGTAATTGGATTGTGAACTCTTCACTCTCAACAATTTCACTTACACTTACCCACTTAGATATGGCCATTTTGTATCCAACAATCAACATGCACCAAATTGCACCCAGTTTACTCAGCAATTAGGACTACTAACTTCATGTTTCTCCTATGCTCCTTGTCACCAGTGACTGTCCAGTGTACCAAGGATGGCCAGTTTGTGGTGGTGGTTGCCAGGGATGCCACTCTGCCCAAACTTGAGCTAGATTCTATCAGCCTGCTAGGGGCAAACGGAGCCCACTGCACCCCTGTCGGCACTACATCTGCCTTTGCCATCTACCAGTTCAAAGTTACTGAATGTGGAACTGTGGTGACGGTACGTATGGCCAGGGTTTGGTTTCAGTACAATGAAACTGCATCTTAACCAGAGAGCTACTGTGTTGCTCTAGCACCTAATTCAGCTAATCGAGGTCCTAATAAACAGCTGATTAGAAGAATGGAGTTTGTTAAAACAGGGCAGGATTAAAAGCTTACTTACCCAGTAGCTCTTCTGGAGGAGGGTTGACTATCCCTTGGCTATATAATGAGTTAGAAAGTACTTCTTTCTACTTTTGCACAATGTGATGCATGGTCTGTCTGCAGGAGGAACCTGATACTATTGTCTATGAGAACAGGATGTCCTCTTCATATGTAGTGGAGATGGGACCCTTCGGCGACATTACCAGGGACAGCCACTATGAGTAGGTGATCTTTGCCTAAAATGGGGTGTcatgcccagttaaataaaggtaaaaaaaaattaaaaactaaacattcatatatatatatatatatatatatatatatatatatatatatatataaatatatatactgtgttTTTAAGTTATTAACAATGTGTATGGcattcataatgtataataatttGTTCTTCTCCCTATGCAACAACATTTCAACTGACTTACAATGGCTGGTATTTAGTCAGGACCATTATGAGATGATTATAAGCTTGAGGGTACATGCTCATAACCTCATTACTGCCTCATAACGTGTTATACCTGCAGGCTTTATTGGcaatcccccccccaaaaaagtgctGATATGTGATGTCTTTCTGATAGCTCTGAATATATTGCTTTCTTCTCAGCCTGCTCTTCCAGTGTCGGTATACTGGGACTTCGGTTGAGACACTGGTTATCGAGGTGAAAACGTATCCAAACCCCAACCCAGTGGTCACTGTTGATGCCGTTCTCAACGTGGAGCTCCGACTGGCCAATGGACGTTGTCTCTCCAAGGGATGTGATGAAAGTAATTCCTAGTTTTGATATTGTTCCTGTGTATCTGATATGAGGTATACGGTCAGAGTTCATGTGAGTTTTTTCACCAGGTGTTCAGGTTTTCTGCATCACTTaatatttttgtattgtttaaaaaaactttttttttttaaactaaaatATTAAGTATATATATaagtacacatatatatatatatatatatatatatatatatatactttttaaaAAGTATAAAAGGGAAAAAGCCTGATATGAACCTAATGATGATGAAGTAATGATCACTTATCCAAGTGCATGGTGGTTTAAGTGATTTACAGTATATTTTAAGGTGAACTCATCCACTACCAATGTGATTTTCCTCCACAGTGCAAGAAGCATACACCTCTTACTACACGGTGGCAGACTACCCTGTCACCAAAGTCCTCAGGGATCCCGTGTATGCTGAGGTTCGCATCCTGGGGATGACAGATCCCAATGTTGTCCTGGTACTGGAGCAGTGCTGGGCCACCACAAACCCCACAGGTGATAGGCCGCCCCGGTGGGACCTACTAGTTAATGGGTAACTAAATACTCTATACTTTTTAAACTTTGcgttatatatacagtggggcaaaaaagtatttagtcagccaccaattgtgcaagttctcccacttaaaaagatgagagaggcctgtaattttcatcataggtacacttcaactatgacagacaaaatgagagaaaaaaatccagaaaatcacattgtaggatttttaatgaatttatttgcaaattatggtggaaaataagtatttggtcacctacaaacaagcaagatttctggctctcacagacctgtaccttcttctttaagaggctcctctgtcctccactcgttacctgtattaatggcacctgtttgaacttgttatcagtataaaagacacctgtccacaacctcaaacagtcacactccaaactccactatggccaagaccaaagagctgtcaaaggacaccagaaacaaaattgtagacctgcaccaggctgggaagactgaatctgcaataggtaagcagcttggttggaagaaatcaactgtgggagcaattattaggaaatggaagacatacaagaccactgataatctccctcgatctggggctccacgcaagatctcaccccatggggtcaaaatgatcacaagaacggtgagcaaaaatcccagaaccacactgggggacctagtgaatgacctgcagagagctgggaccaaagtaacaaagcctacca comes from the Salvelinus namaycush isolate Seneca chromosome 21, SaNama_1.0, whole genome shotgun sequence genome and includes:
- the LOC120066362 gene encoding zona pellucida sperm-binding protein 4-like, which gives rise to MAMQWSVVCLVAVAMLGCLCDAQLKWPYQPPQKPAQPLPQKPAQPLPQWPVQPLPPRPAEHLPQWPTQPFPQRPAEPLPQKPAQPLPQWPVQPLPQRPAQPLPQWPIQPFPQKPAQPLPQRPAQPLPQWPAKPLPQRPAQPLPQRPAQPLPQRPAQPRPQRPAQPFLQKPAQNIPQQIPYTKGDTKQTCEVVDKDKVLCGLSGITAPQCQAISCCFDGRMCFYGKTVTVQCTKDGQFVVVVARDATLPKLELDSISLLGANGAHCTPVGTTSAFAIYQFKVTECGTVVTEEPDTIVYENRMSSSYVVEMGPFGDITRDSHYDLLFQCRYTGTSVETLVIEVKTYPNPNPVVTVDAVLNVELRLANGRCLSKGCDEMQEAYTSYYTVADYPVTKVLRDPVYAEVRILGMTDPNVVLVLEQCWATTNPTGDRPPRWDLLVNGCPYQDDRYLTVPIPLDSSYIPPGEFFSHYKRFVFKMFTFVDPTSMVPLQENVYIHCSATVCHALAGSCEHRCNRQRRDLSAQGQKKTKAEVVVSSQQVIMIDPRLYV